Proteins found in one Bacillota bacterium genomic segment:
- a CDS encoding acyl carrier protein codes for MDQEIFDKLKEIIVENLGVDEEKVTPDASFVEDLGADSLDTVELIMAFEEAFGLEIPDEDAEKISTVRDAVEYIKAHQE; via the coding sequence ATGGATCAGGAGATCTTCGACAAGCTAAAAGAAATCATCGTGGAAAATCTCGGGGTGGACGAGGAGAAGGTGACGCCGGACGCCTCCTTCGTGGAGGACCTGGGGGCCGACTCGCTCGACACCGTGGAACTGATCATGGCCTTCGAGGAGGCCTTCGGACTGGAGATCCCGGACGAGGACGCCGAGAAGATCTCCACGGTGCGCGACGCGGTGGAGTACATCAAGGCCCACCAGGAGTAG
- a CDS encoding metal-dependent hydrolase translates to MEITWLGHAAVLVRTPGGRRLLIDPWLEGNPACPESYRGWREADAVLVTHGHFDHLGDALRLGRESGAPVVAIHEVATYLGAQGLQTAVGMNKGGTVEVAGLRVTMIPAEHSGGISDADGRIVAGGAAAGFVVTLEDGRRLLHAGDTALFSEMRLIGERLRPRIGLLPIGDLYTMGPEDAAVAAAWLGLEDVIPIHYGTFPALTGTAEAFLEAAGRVPGLRVHVLGPGETWKA, encoded by the coding sequence CTGGAGATCACCTGGCTGGGCCACGCGGCCGTGCTGGTCCGCACGCCCGGCGGCCGTCGGCTGCTCATCGATCCCTGGCTGGAGGGGAACCCGGCCTGCCCGGAGAGCTACCGGGGCTGGCGCGAGGCGGACGCGGTACTGGTCACCCACGGGCACTTCGACCACCTGGGTGACGCGCTGCGGCTGGGGCGCGAGAGCGGCGCCCCGGTGGTGGCCATCCACGAGGTGGCCACCTACCTGGGCGCGCAGGGTCTCCAGACGGCCGTGGGGATGAACAAGGGCGGCACCGTGGAGGTGGCGGGCCTGCGCGTCACCATGATCCCGGCCGAGCACTCGGGCGGCATCAGCGACGCCGACGGGCGCATCGTGGCCGGCGGCGCGGCGGCCGGCTTCGTGGTGACGCTGGAGGACGGCCGCCGGCTCCTGCACGCCGGCGACACGGCGCTCTTCTCCGAGATGCGCCTGATCGGCGAGCGGCTGCGCCCGCGGATCGGACTGCTTCCCATCGGCGACCTCTACACCATGGGGCCCGAGGATGCAGCGGTGGCGGCCGCCTGGCTGGGCCTGGAGGACGTGATCCCCATCCACTACGGAACCTTCCCGGCGTTGACCGGCACGGCCGAGGCCTTCCTGGAGGCCGCGGGGCGGGTGCCGGGCCTGCGCGTCCACGTGCTCGGCCCGGGCGAGACCTGGAAGGCTTGA
- a CDS encoding DNA polymerase IV → MGPGGGRRGRGRACFRRAALRPAGHPARGGPGGAGAPAPGLCAGGGRGRARLPGGALPGGGRGGAHRAGGRRPGGDHQPPPADPARHRRRGPAQGGVGPGAAQGAQPRRGGDRPPGRPPPRERAGAARRLRPGGQRLGQLPHPLPAQRRLRPPRQAVGRRQRAPLGGAGDGLPAGAGLLPLPLPLAAAARQRAQLRPGRRDGGGDGRAGQPGGGGGDQAAAGRWPPAGLAPPPLRRAGGRLRGAGLGAEPGLPRLRRPPGHPRAGRLRGVLRPGRRGCRRAAGGGRTGAGAGAGGGVAPAEPGRGRAPGRARAVGVRRDAHPRGAPDPAGRAARPPGRAGARAAAGGGLLHRPAQRPRGAAPARPRLRGLQPGGRPPRLGAGRASAGAGGGSKAVSAPDGAGAGGGARAVLHCDADAFFAAVEVLDRPELAGKPVVVGGLGPHGVVATCSYEARRFGVRSAMPMATARRLCPQAVFLPGRHERYREVSERMFAVFRRFSPVVEPLSLDEAFLEVPAAEAERLAAELRAQVRREVGLAVSVGVAPNKLVAKIASDLAKPDGLRVVAPEEVAAFLAPLPVGRLWGIGPRTAAALEREGVRTVADLRSRPAAWFLGRFGRRGEEVRRFAFGEDDRPVAPRGEARSMGEEETYPRDLRRREELLRRLALLSQAVGSRLRAHGLAGRTVTLKLRTGDYRTRSRSRTLPQPVAGDDRIYREACFLLERAWAGEPVRLLGIQVSGLERPRAEQLSLTGQGGGPERLWRTVDALRARFGPQAVRWGAAEESPPPRRMKRQRREEG, encoded by the coding sequence ATGGGGCCGGGGGGTGGGAGGCGTGGGCGCGGCCGCGCCTGCTTCCGACGGGCGGCGCTACGCCCGGCAGGTCATCCTGCCCGAGGTGGGCCGGGAGGGGCAGGAGCGCCTGCGCCAGGCCTCTGTGCTGGTGGTGGGCGCGGGAGGGCTCGGCTCCCCGGCGGCGCTCTACCTGGCGGCGGCCGGGGTGGGGCGCATCGGGCTGGTGGACGGCGACCGGGTGGAGATCACCAACCTCCACCGGCAGATCCTGCACGCCACCGCCGACGTGGGCCGGCCCAAGGTGGAGTCGGCCCGGGAGCGGCTCAAGGCGCTCAACCCCGGCGTGGAGGTGACCGTCCACCCGGTCGCCCTCCGCCGCGAGAACGCGCTGGAGCTGCTCGCCGGCTACGACCTGGTGGTCAACGGCTCGGACAACTTCCCCACCCGCTACCTGCTCAGCGACGCCTGCGTCCTCCTCGGCAAGCCGTGGGTCGACGCCAGCGCGCTCCGCTGGGAGGGGCAGGTGACGGTCTTCCAGCCGGGGCGGGGCTGCTACCGCTGCCTCTTCCCCTCGCCGCCGCCGCCCGGCAGCGTGCCCAGCTGCGCCCAGGCCGGCGTGATGGGGGCGGTGACGGGCGTGCTGGGCAGCCTGGAGGCGGTGGAGGCGATCAAGCTGCTGCTGGGCGCTGGCCGCCCGCTGGTCTCGCGCCTCCTCCTCTACGACGCGCTGGCGGGCGACTTCGAGGAGCTGGCCTGGGAGCGGAACCCGGACTGCCCCGCCTGCGGCGACCACCCGGTCATCCGCGAGCTGGTCGACTACGAGGCGTTCTGCGGCCTGGGAGGCGGGGATGCCGACGCGCCGCCGGAGGAGGCCGGACCGGTGCCGGAGCTGGAGCCGGAGGAGGCGTGGCGCCGGCTGAGCCGGGGCGAGGCCGGGCTCCTGGACGTGCGCGAGCCGTGGGAGTTCGCCGAGATGCGCATCCCCGGGGCGCGCCTGATCCCGCTGGACGAGCTGCCCGCCCGCCTGGGCGAGCTGGAGCGCGGGCGGCCGCTGGTGGCGGCCTGCTTCACCGGCCCGCGCAGCGCCCGCGCGGTGCGGCTCCTGCGCGGCCGCGGCTTCGAGGCCTACAACCTGGCGGGAGGCCTCCTCGCCTGGGAGCTGGCCGGGCTTCCGCTGGAGCGGGAGGAGGAAGCAAGGCCGTGAGCGCGCCGGACGGCGCCGGGGCGGGGGGCGGCGCGCGCGCCGTCCTCCACTGCGACGCCGACGCCTTCTTCGCCGCCGTGGAGGTGCTGGACCGGCCGGAGCTGGCCGGCAAGCCGGTGGTGGTGGGCGGCCTGGGACCGCACGGCGTGGTGGCCACCTGCTCCTACGAGGCGCGCCGCTTCGGCGTCCGCTCCGCCATGCCCATGGCGACCGCGCGCCGGCTCTGCCCGCAGGCGGTCTTTCTGCCGGGGCGGCACGAGCGCTACCGGGAGGTCTCCGAGCGCATGTTCGCCGTCTTCCGCCGCTTCAGCCCCGTCGTCGAGCCGCTCAGCCTGGACGAGGCCTTCCTGGAGGTGCCGGCGGCGGAGGCGGAGCGGCTGGCCGCGGAGCTGCGCGCGCAGGTGCGGCGCGAGGTCGGCCTGGCGGTCTCCGTCGGCGTCGCCCCCAACAAGCTGGTGGCCAAGATCGCCTCCGACCTGGCCAAGCCCGACGGCCTGCGCGTGGTGGCCCCGGAGGAGGTGGCCGCCTTTCTGGCGCCGCTGCCGGTGGGACGCCTCTGGGGCATCGGTCCCCGCACCGCCGCCGCCCTGGAACGGGAGGGCGTCCGCACGGTGGCCGACCTGCGCTCCCGGCCCGCCGCCTGGTTCCTCGGGCGGTTCGGCCGCCGCGGCGAGGAGGTGCGCCGCTTCGCCTTCGGCGAGGACGACCGGCCCGTGGCGCCGCGCGGCGAGGCCAGGTCCATGGGCGAGGAGGAGACCTACCCCCGCGACCTGCGCCGGCGCGAGGAGCTCCTCCGCCGCCTGGCGCTCCTCAGCCAGGCCGTCGGCTCGCGCCTGCGCGCGCACGGGTTGGCCGGGCGGACGGTGACGTTGAAGCTGCGCACCGGCGACTACCGGACGCGCAGCCGCAGCCGCACGCTGCCGCAGCCGGTGGCCGGTGACGACCGCATCTACCGGGAAGCCTGCTTCCTCCTGGAGCGCGCCTGGGCGGGAGAGCCGGTCCGCCTGCTGGGCATCCAGGTGTCCGGGCTGGAGCGGCCGCGCGCCGAGCAGCTCTCCCTTACCGGGCAGGGCGGCGGCCCGGAGCGGCTCTGGCGGACGGTGGACGCGCTGCGGGCGCGCTTCGGCCCGCAGGCCGTGCGCTGGGGCGCGGCGGAGGAATCGCCTCCCCCCCGTCGTATGAAGCGGCAGCGGCGAGAGGAGGGGTGA
- a CDS encoding aldo/keto reductase family protein: MEYRHLGRSGLRVSEIGLGSWLTYGGSTGRQEALACIRRAYELGVNFFDTADVYQGGEAERVLGEALRGLPRSSYVLATKAFWPVGEGPNDRGLSRKHLVESLEGSLRRLGVDYVDLFYCHRFDPETPLEETLRALEDMQRQGKVLYAGVSEWSAQQMAEALHIQRSRGWAPIVADQPHYNLLAPEIEEEILPFCAREGVGVVAYSPLAQGVLAGRYRPGERPPADSRAGRSGPAGSMARYLEPEALERAGRLARLAAEAGLSPARFALAWVLRRPEVSSALVGASRLEQVEENVSASGLRLPEELWEQARNLAAGF; the protein is encoded by the coding sequence TTGGAGTATCGCCACCTGGGCCGGAGCGGCCTGCGCGTCAGCGAGATCGGCCTCGGCTCCTGGCTCACCTACGGAGGAAGCACCGGCCGGCAGGAAGCCCTGGCCTGCATCCGGCGTGCGTACGAGCTGGGCGTCAACTTCTTCGACACCGCCGACGTCTACCAGGGTGGCGAGGCCGAACGCGTGCTCGGCGAGGCACTGCGCGGACTGCCGCGCTCCTCCTACGTCCTGGCCACCAAGGCCTTCTGGCCCGTGGGGGAGGGCCCCAACGACCGCGGACTCTCGCGCAAGCACCTCGTGGAGTCGCTGGAGGGCAGCCTGCGCCGCCTGGGCGTCGACTACGTCGACCTCTTCTACTGCCACCGCTTCGACCCGGAGACGCCGCTGGAGGAGACGCTGCGCGCCCTGGAGGACATGCAGCGCCAGGGCAAGGTGCTCTACGCCGGGGTGAGCGAGTGGAGCGCCCAGCAGATGGCCGAGGCGCTCCACATCCAGCGCAGCCGCGGCTGGGCGCCCATCGTCGCCGACCAGCCGCACTACAACCTGCTGGCGCCGGAGATCGAGGAGGAGATCCTCCCCTTCTGCGCCCGCGAGGGCGTCGGCGTGGTCGCCTACTCGCCGCTGGCCCAGGGGGTCCTGGCCGGCCGGTACCGCCCGGGCGAGCGGCCTCCCGCCGACAGCCGCGCGGGCCGGAGCGGCCCGGCAGGCTCCATGGCGCGCTACCTGGAGCCCGAGGCGCTGGAGCGGGCCGGGCGTCTGGCGCGCCTGGCCGCCGAGGCCGGCCTCAGCCCCGCCCGCTTCGCCCTGGCCTGGGTGCTGCGCCGGCCCGAGGTCTCCTCGGCGCTGGTGGGCGCCAGCCGGCTCGAGCAGGTGGAGGAGAACGTCTCGGCCTCCGGCCTCCGCCTGCCGGAGGAGCTCTGGGAGCAGGCCCGCAACCTCGCCGCCGGCTTCTGA
- the typA gene encoding translational GTPase TypA → MRNVALIAHVDHGKTTLVDAILRQTGAFRENQAPGERVLDSNELERERGITILAKNTAVFYRGHKINLVDTPGHADFGGEVERILGMVEGALLLVDAMEGVMPQTRFVVEKALRAHLGLILVVNKVDRPGAEPARAVDQVLDLLIALGAGDEVLEIPVLYASGRLGVAFADWPPRPRQGAGGEGRGELPEGDLRPLLDAILESVPPPAGDPEAPLQILVTTLDRDEYLGRLAIGRIANGRISDGQSVAVLRGDDGAPPRIGRVQPLFTFGSLRRLRCPLAEAGEIVALAGLEGVTVGETVTDPLEPRPLPPLRVDEPTMTMVFMVNTSPFAGREGSFLTSRHLAERLEREMERNVGLLVEPGDQPDRWRVSGRGELHLSVLIETMRREGYEFAVSRPEVIWRERDGRREEPLELLVADVPDEAAGAVLEALGARRGELRQMAPAGEGRSRLEFLVPSRGLLGFDSQFAALTRGYGVAYHTFYGYGPDRGPIPLRSRGSLVAWERGVTTAYALANAEQRGTLFVGPGTEVYEGQIVGENAREGDLDINVCKSKHLTNMRSSTADVAVRLTPPRQLSLEEALEFIREDELVEVTPRAIRLRKAVLDREERARLRAGRVSRIEAGRRG, encoded by the coding sequence CTGCGCAACGTGGCGCTGATCGCCCACGTGGACCACGGCAAGACGACGCTGGTGGACGCCATCCTGCGCCAGACCGGCGCCTTCCGCGAGAACCAGGCGCCTGGGGAGCGTGTGCTCGACTCCAACGAGCTGGAGCGGGAGCGCGGCATCACCATCCTGGCCAAGAACACGGCCGTCTTCTACCGCGGCCACAAGATCAACCTGGTGGACACCCCGGGCCACGCCGACTTCGGCGGGGAGGTGGAGCGGATCCTGGGCATGGTGGAGGGGGCGCTCCTCCTGGTCGACGCGATGGAGGGGGTGATGCCGCAGACCCGCTTCGTGGTCGAGAAGGCGCTCCGGGCGCACCTCGGGCTGATCCTGGTGGTCAACAAGGTCGACCGGCCCGGGGCGGAGCCTGCGCGTGCCGTCGACCAGGTGCTGGACCTGCTCATCGCCCTGGGCGCCGGCGACGAGGTGCTGGAGATTCCCGTCCTCTACGCTTCCGGACGCCTGGGTGTCGCCTTCGCCGACTGGCCGCCCCGTCCCCGCCAGGGCGCCGGCGGAGAGGGGAGGGGGGAGCTGCCGGAGGGCGACCTCCGCCCCCTTCTCGACGCCATCCTGGAGAGCGTGCCGCCGCCGGCGGGCGATCCCGAGGCGCCGCTCCAGATCCTGGTCACCACCCTCGACCGCGACGAGTACCTGGGCCGCCTCGCCATCGGGCGGATCGCCAACGGCCGCATCTCCGACGGCCAGAGCGTCGCCGTGCTGCGGGGGGACGACGGGGCGCCGCCCCGTATCGGGCGCGTCCAGCCGCTCTTCACGTTCGGCAGCCTCCGCCGCCTGCGTTGCCCGCTGGCCGAGGCGGGGGAGATCGTGGCGCTCGCCGGGCTGGAGGGGGTGACGGTGGGGGAGACGGTGACCGATCCGCTGGAGCCGCGACCGCTTCCTCCGCTTCGCGTGGACGAACCGACCATGACCATGGTCTTCATGGTCAACACCAGCCCCTTCGCCGGCCGGGAGGGGAGCTTCCTCACCTCGCGACACCTCGCCGAGCGGCTGGAACGGGAGATGGAGCGGAACGTCGGCCTGCTGGTGGAGCCGGGCGACCAGCCCGACCGCTGGCGCGTCTCGGGTCGGGGCGAGCTCCACCTCTCCGTCCTGATCGAGACCATGCGGCGCGAAGGCTACGAGTTCGCCGTCTCGCGCCCGGAGGTGATCTGGCGCGAGCGTGACGGCCGCCGGGAGGAGCCCCTGGAGCTGCTGGTGGCGGACGTGCCCGACGAGGCGGCCGGGGCGGTGCTGGAGGCGCTGGGTGCCCGCCGCGGTGAACTCCGCCAGATGGCGCCGGCGGGCGAGGGGAGGAGCCGGCTGGAGTTCCTCGTCCCCTCCCGCGGCCTGCTCGGCTTCGACAGCCAGTTCGCGGCGCTGACGCGCGGGTACGGCGTCGCCTACCACACCTTCTACGGCTACGGGCCCGACCGGGGGCCGATCCCCCTGCGCAGCCGCGGCAGCCTGGTGGCCTGGGAGCGGGGCGTCACCACGGCCTATGCCCTGGCCAACGCCGAGCAGCGGGGGACGCTCTTCGTGGGGCCCGGGACGGAGGTCTACGAGGGCCAGATCGTGGGCGAGAACGCGCGCGAGGGCGACCTGGACATCAATGTCTGCAAGAGCAAGCACCTGACGAACATGCGCTCCTCCACCGCCGACGTGGCCGTGCGCCTCACCCCGCCGCGCCAGCTCTCGCTGGAGGAGGCTCTGGAGTTCATCCGCGAGGACGAGCTGGTGGAGGTCACCCCGCGCGCCATCCGCCTGCGCAAGGCCGTCCTCGACCGCGAGGAGAGGGCGCGCCTGCGCGCCGGCCGGGTGAGCCGTATCGAGGCGGGCCGGCGCGGCTGA
- a CDS encoding DEAD/DEAH box helicase — protein MGFETPTPIQSEALPIALEGRDLIGQAQTGTGKTAAYGIPILQRLEPDRPVQALILCPTRELTIQVAEELTRIGRFLPARALPVYGGQAIERQIHALRQGPPVVVGTPGRLLDHLRRGTLSLDGIRFLVLDEADEMLDMGFIDDVEAILAETPSERQTMLFSATVPEAVERLARRFLRDPARVRVAAPTLTVPAVEQYWVEVRDREKLEALCRFLDVEDPGMALVFCRTKRGVDELADHLQERGYLAQALHGDLSQRERDRVMAQFRSGQVEILVATDVAARGLDIEGVDYVFNYDIPQDPEVYVHRIGRTARAGRSGVAITFVTPRERSLLRLIERLTRARIERRAVPTVAEVRERHFRALADRVLDALEPRQENGAEAAEGEEPREPDLAPYARIAHELLEQYESERVVAQLLRMLDTGVRAGSLADEEAEEEPAAFGDTGAEPGMVRLFIDIGRRDRVRPGDIVGAIAGESGIPGSVIGRIDIYDRFTFVEVPQEHAARVLRAMRDNQIRGKSVNIEPARRER, from the coding sequence ATGGGCTTCGAGACGCCGACGCCGATCCAGTCCGAGGCGCTGCCCATCGCGCTGGAGGGGCGGGACCTGATCGGCCAGGCGCAGACGGGTACGGGCAAGACGGCCGCCTACGGGATCCCCATCCTGCAGCGCCTGGAGCCTGACCGCCCGGTCCAGGCGCTCATCCTCTGCCCGACGCGCGAGCTGACCATCCAGGTGGCCGAGGAGCTGACGCGCATCGGCCGCTTCCTTCCGGCGCGGGCGCTCCCCGTCTACGGCGGGCAGGCCATCGAGCGGCAGATCCACGCGCTGCGGCAGGGGCCGCCCGTCGTGGTGGGCACGCCGGGGCGCCTCCTGGACCACCTGCGGCGGGGGACGCTCTCGCTGGACGGGATCCGCTTCCTGGTGCTGGACGAGGCGGACGAGATGCTGGACATGGGCTTCATCGACGACGTGGAGGCCATCCTGGCGGAGACGCCGTCGGAACGGCAGACCATGCTCTTCTCGGCGACGGTGCCGGAGGCGGTCGAGAGGCTGGCGCGGCGGTTCCTGCGCGATCCGGCGCGGGTGCGCGTGGCGGCGCCGACGCTGACGGTGCCCGCCGTCGAGCAGTACTGGGTGGAGGTGCGCGACCGGGAGAAGCTGGAGGCGCTCTGCCGCTTCCTGGACGTGGAGGACCCGGGCATGGCGCTGGTCTTCTGCCGCACCAAGCGCGGAGTGGACGAGCTGGCCGACCACCTGCAGGAGCGCGGCTACCTGGCCCAGGCGCTCCACGGCGACCTCAGCCAGCGCGAGCGGGACCGCGTCATGGCCCAGTTCCGCTCCGGCCAGGTGGAGATCCTGGTGGCCACGGACGTGGCCGCGCGCGGCCTCGACATCGAGGGCGTCGACTACGTCTTCAACTACGACATCCCCCAGGACCCGGAGGTCTACGTTCACCGCATCGGGCGGACCGCCCGCGCGGGGCGGAGCGGCGTGGCCATCACCTTCGTCACCCCGCGCGAGCGGAGTCTCCTCCGGCTGATCGAGCGGCTCACCCGCGCGCGCATCGAGCGGCGCGCCGTGCCGACGGTGGCCGAGGTGCGCGAGCGCCACTTCCGGGCGCTGGCCGACCGGGTGCTGGACGCCCTGGAGCCGCGCCAGGAAAACGGCGCTGAGGCGGCCGAGGGGGAAGAGCCGCGCGAGCCCGACCTGGCGCCCTACGCCCGCATCGCTCACGAGCTCCTGGAGCAGTACGAGAGCGAGCGGGTGGTCGCCCAGCTGCTCCGCATGCTGGACACGGGGGTGCGCGCCGGCTCGCTGGCCGACGAGGAGGCCGAGGAGGAGCCGGCCGCCTTCGGCGATACCGGCGCGGAGCCCGGCATGGTCCGGCTCTTCATCGACATCGGCCGCCGGGACCGCGTACGGCCGGGCGACATCGTCGGCGCCATCGCCGGCGAGTCGGGCATCCCGGGGAGCGTCATCGGCCGCATCGACATCTACGACCGCTTCACCTTCGTGGAGGTGCCGCAGGAGCACGCCGCCCGCGTCCTCCGGGCGATGCGCGACAACCAGATCCGGGGCAAGTCGGTCAACATCGAGCCGGCGCGCCGGGAGCGCTAG
- a CDS encoding NfeD family protein — protein sequence MEGFLLLLAAALLGWLSLRGEARLRRLTQGGAPRGTPGAEADLPRAGRLLRSPRPGRAGLVRLEPGGEVWSARGTAAGNLAPGERVRVTGRAGFSLLVEPDAPAGRGAGPRAPGAGPPPSAPGAPARC from the coding sequence ATGGAGGGCTTCTTGCTCCTGCTGGCGGCGGCGCTCCTGGGCTGGCTCTCGCTCCGCGGCGAGGCCCGCCTGCGCCGTCTCACGCAGGGAGGCGCGCCGCGCGGCACGCCGGGCGCGGAGGCCGACCTCCCGCGGGCGGGCCGGCTCCTCCGCTCGCCCCGCCCCGGGCGGGCGGGCCTCGTCCGCCTCGAACCCGGGGGCGAGGTCTGGAGCGCCCGCGGCACGGCGGCCGGCAACCTCGCCCCGGGCGAACGGGTGCGCGTCACCGGCCGCGCCGGCTTCTCCCTCCTGGTCGAGCCCGACGCGCCCGCGGGGAGGGGAGCCGGCCCCCGGGCGCCGGGCGCGGGCCCGCCGCCTAGCGCTCCCGGCGCGCCGGCTCGATGTTGA
- a CDS encoding rhomboid family intramembrane serine protease, producing the protein MEEGADPARLYLESAGERLIVEEGFEWAQGVPPLLAELADRVLIRERWGRLELLALLPPPVAAGAERLEEALGELAAWAQGLHEWSGRPVEAAAVAVAGDGLPVAQAPGTLAAGGGTSLHLLVVDPTRGRLEGPARAARHPALRRFAPIGPEERRRIENEPLPRRRGLGRWLAMPGSAADPWATTLLLGAIGLVGVLEGARSDPFSTSLLVDWGARLNAFIVLGELWRLMAYAWLHGSWLHLLLNGFALLQIGPLAEGAYGHGRMLLIYLAGAVVAGLAGLVGLPATGLAVGASGAIMALLGAVLVALASNRGALRQQMLAPMVIWILVILGYGLVVPNIDNWAHLGGLLAGVVLGLLMGRPGERPAALAWPAMALAGLLAAAPFLPLLLPASLPPLRAAVRDLVPVSQRPGYYDLLLRYGREALDTGDLAAAREALEAATWSEPSSADAHFLYAQALAASGQNAEALLQAEAAARLTPSDPRIESLLRELRLRTGS; encoded by the coding sequence GTGGAGGAGGGCGCGGACCCGGCCCGTCTCTATCTGGAGAGCGCCGGCGAACGGCTGATCGTGGAGGAGGGTTTCGAGTGGGCGCAGGGCGTGCCGCCGCTCCTGGCCGAGCTGGCCGACCGCGTCCTCATCCGCGAGCGCTGGGGACGGCTGGAGCTGCTGGCCCTTCTGCCCCCGCCGGTGGCGGCCGGGGCGGAGCGGCTGGAGGAGGCGCTCGGCGAGCTGGCCGCCTGGGCGCAGGGGCTGCACGAATGGTCGGGGCGGCCCGTCGAGGCTGCCGCCGTCGCCGTAGCGGGGGACGGGCTGCCGGTCGCCCAGGCGCCCGGCACCCTCGCGGCGGGAGGGGGGACGAGCCTCCACCTGCTGGTCGTCGACCCGACCCGGGGCCGCCTCGAGGGACCCGCCCGCGCCGCCCGCCATCCGGCGCTCCGCCGCTTCGCCCCCATCGGGCCGGAGGAGCGCCGCCGCATCGAGAACGAGCCGCTCCCCCGCCGGCGCGGGCTGGGCCGCTGGCTGGCCATGCCGGGCAGCGCGGCCGATCCCTGGGCCACCACCCTCCTCCTGGGTGCCATCGGCCTGGTGGGGGTCCTGGAGGGCGCGCGCAGCGACCCCTTCTCCACCTCGCTCCTGGTCGACTGGGGCGCACGGCTGAACGCCTTCATCGTGCTGGGCGAGCTCTGGCGCCTCATGGCCTACGCCTGGCTGCACGGCAGCTGGCTGCACCTGCTGCTCAACGGCTTCGCCCTTCTCCAGATCGGGCCGCTGGCGGAGGGCGCCTACGGCCACGGGCGCATGCTGCTCATCTACCTGGCGGGCGCCGTGGTGGCCGGGCTGGCCGGCCTGGTCGGGCTGCCCGCCACCGGCCTGGCGGTGGGAGCCAGCGGCGCCATCATGGCGCTCCTGGGCGCCGTCCTGGTGGCGCTGGCCTCCAACCGGGGCGCCCTCCGCCAGCAGATGCTGGCTCCCATGGTGATCTGGATCCTGGTCATCCTGGGCTACGGGCTGGTGGTGCCCAACATCGACAACTGGGCCCACCTGGGCGGTCTCCTGGCGGGCGTCGTGCTGGGCCTGCTCATGGGGCGCCCGGGCGAGCGCCCCGCCGCCCTCGCCTGGCCGGCCATGGCGCTGGCCGGCCTGCTCGCCGCGGCGCCGTTCCTCCCGCTCCTCCTCCCCGCCTCGCTCCCGCCGCTGCGGGCGGCGGTCCGCGACTTGGTGCCCGTCTCCCAGCGGCCCGGCTACTACGACCTCCTCCTGCGCTACGGACGAGAGGCGCTGGATACGGGCGACCTGGCCGCCGCCCGGGAAGCGCTGGAGGCGGCCACCTGGTCCGAGCCCTCCAGCGCCGACGCCCACTTCCTCTACGCACAGGCGCTAGCCGCCTCGGGCCAGAACGCCGAGGCGCTCCTGCAGGCGGAGGCGGCCGCCCGGCTCACTCCCTCGGACCCGCGCATCGAGTCGCTCCTCCGGGAGCTCCGCCTGCGCACCGGCTCCTGA
- a CDS encoding patatin-like phospholipase family protein, which produces MAAGRLPRVTEPDEDGPLPPPRVALALGSGSVRGGAHIGVLQVLEEHGLEPDLVTGSSVGALVGALWAGGLEAREVERRIGGLQAAEVLDLSRNPLDLAYVGSRVLLEALGVRSRWVRPAPSGLATGLRLEAWLRENLPVARFEELPRRLAVVACDLLAGTTVVLTGSRWLAGARRLEGAAAAAGEGHVLVAASDVAAAVRASSSIPWIYTPKRLGGRVLVDGGVSEPVPAPSARLLGARRVVAVDLGSVAEPPGEVRGIARILGRSAEVAGRHLTRWQLASTADLVLRPLLPRAGLTEMERLPAMVEAGRREAERQLEALKAIFREARGR; this is translated from the coding sequence ATGGCGGCCGGAAGGCTTCCGCGTGTGACCGAGCCCGACGAGGACGGACCGCTGCCGCCGCCGCGGGTCGCGCTGGCCCTGGGGTCGGGCTCGGTCCGAGGGGGTGCCCACATCGGCGTCCTCCAGGTGCTGGAGGAGCACGGTCTGGAACCCGACCTGGTCACCGGCTCCAGCGTGGGTGCGCTGGTGGGCGCGCTCTGGGCGGGCGGCCTGGAGGCCCGCGAGGTGGAACGGAGGATCGGCGGCCTCCAGGCGGCCGAAGTCCTGGACCTGAGCCGCAACCCCCTGGACCTGGCCTACGTGGGCTCGCGCGTCCTCCTGGAGGCGCTGGGCGTCCGCAGCCGCTGGGTGCGACCGGCGCCCAGCGGTCTCGCCACCGGACTCCGCCTGGAGGCCTGGCTGCGCGAGAACCTCCCCGTGGCCCGCTTCGAGGAACTGCCGCGGCGGCTGGCCGTGGTCGCCTGCGACCTGCTGGCCGGAACCACCGTGGTGCTGACCGGGAGCCGCTGGCTGGCCGGCGCCCGGCGGCTCGAGGGCGCGGCGGCCGCGGCTGGCGAGGGCCACGTGCTGGTGGCGGCGAGCGACGTGGCGGCGGCGGTGCGCGCCTCGAGCTCCATCCCCTGGATCTACACGCCCAAGCGCCTGGGCGGCCGGGTGCTGGTGGACGGCGGCGTCAGCGAGCCGGTTCCCGCTCCCTCCGCGCGGCTACTGGGAGCCCGGCGCGTCGTCGCCGTCGACCTGGGAAGCGTCGCCGAGCCGCCCGGCGAGGTGCGGGGCATCGCGCGCATCCTCGGACGCAGCGCCGAGGTGGCCGGACGTCACCTGACGCGCTGGCAGCTGGCCTCCACCGCCGACCTGGTGCTGCGGCCGCTCCTGCCCCGCGCCGGCCTGACCGAGATGGAGCGCCTGCCGGCCATGGTGGAGGCCGGCCGCCGGGAGGCCGAGCGACAGCTGGAGGCGCTGAAGGCGATCTTTCGCGAGGCCCGCGGCCGGTGA